In Pseudophryne corroboree isolate aPseCor3 chromosome 3, aPseCor3.hap2, whole genome shotgun sequence, a genomic segment contains:
- the LOC135055046 gene encoding putative nuclease HARBI1 isoform X1, with the protein MSQGQFSKVLRRVCQAFIKRVKQFIAMPLDVGALDVVKRQFAEGGSRFPHVIGVVDGTHVAIQPPRHNEEIYRNRKLFHSLNVMVVCGPSLQILSLNAKFTGSSHDAYVIRQSGIWQRLRSSQRPDMWLLGDRGYPCTPWLMTPYRNPRPGPQMAFNSALTATRQLVERTIGVLKGRFRVLHRTGGDIMYSPEMASKIVVLCAILHNIAVRSSVELPQAEELPDEEPGVVPRFGGGSVTRRGSQVRARIVAEHFS; encoded by the exons atgtcgcagggccagttcagtaaggtcctgcgacgtgtctgccaggctttcatcaagcgtgttaagcaatttattgctatgcctttggatgttggtgccctagatgtggtgaagcggcaatttgcggaaggtggtagtcgctttccacatgttattggggttgtggatggcacacatgttgctattcagccaccaagacataatgaagaaatttatagaaacaggaaactgtttcattctctgaatgtaatggttgtttgtgggccatccctccagatcctttccctgaacgcaaagtttacagggagttcccatgatgcgtatgtcattagacaatcagggatatggcagagattaagatcaagtcaacgaccagacatgtggttattgg gagaccgtggatatccttgcaccccctggctcatgactccttaccgtaatcccaggccaggaccacagatggcatttaactccgcgcttactgccactaggcagctggtggagcgcacaattggtgtcctgaaagggcgctttcgtgtgctccaccgcacgggtggcgacatcatgtattcgccggagatggcaagtaaaatagtggtcctgtgcgcaatactccataatatcgcggtaaggagtagtgttgagcttcctcaggcagaggaattgcctgatgaggagccaggggttgtgccacgcttcggtggggggagtgtgacacggagggggagccaagtgagggcaagaatcgtagcagaacatttcag ctga